The following is a genomic window from Chania multitudinisentens RB-25.
TATTGCAAAATTACCGGAACCTTCTTCTGTGCAAATGCGCAGCGGTGCCAAGCTTTCCACAGAAATCCTGACCGATTGGAAAGAGCGTTTTATTGATGCTTATGACGTTGAACTGCAAAGCTTTATCAATGATGTCCTGGCAGGCCAACTGACCGGCCCTTCCGCCTGGGATGGCTATGCCGCCGCAGTAACCGCAGATGCCTGTATTGCTGCCCAACTCAGTGGGGAAGTGGTGCCGGTGGCATTACCTGCGCGGCCCGGTTTTTACGGCCAATAAAGGAGTAGAGCGGTGCAGGCTCGTGGATATTCACCAATTACTGAGGCTGAAAATGAATCAAGATAACGTAAAACTGGCCATCGCCCCGATAGGCTGGACGAATGACGATATGCCTGAGTTAGGGAAAGAAAACACTTTCCAGCAGTGCGTGAGCGAAATGGCATTGGCGGGTTTTACCGGTTGTGAAGTGGGCAGCAAATACCCGCGCGATCCCAAGGTACTGAAACCGATGCTGGATATTCGTGGTATCCAGATTTGCAATGCCTGGTTCAGCACCTTCTTTGCCGATGGTCTGCAAGAAAAAACCATTGATGAATTTGTTAATCATATGAATTTCCTGCATGCCATGGGCGCGAAGGTAATCGGTTGTTCTGAGCAAAGCCGCAGTATTCAGGGCACCAGCAAAAGTGTGTTTGCAGAGAAACCCTGCTTTAGTGATGAAGAGTGGCAGCGCGTTGCTGCGGGCTACAACGAACTGGCGAAGATTGCGGCCAGTAAAGGCATGCAGGTGTGCCTGCACCACCATATGGGCACCGGTATCCAGACGGCGGAAGAGATCGACCGGTATATGAACATGGTGAATAAGGATGTTTATCTGTTGTTTGATACCGGGCACGCTTACTACTCCGAAGGGAGCCAGCAGGCAATGTTGGCGATCCTGGAAAAATATCTGCCGCGTATCAATCATGTGCATTTGAAAGATGTGCGTGATGATGTGGTTGCCGAAGTGAAGGCCAAGCAACTGAGTTTTCTTGATGGGGTGAAAAAAGGCACCTTTACCGTGCCGGGGGATGGCGTAATCGATTTTCGCCCAGTATTTAAACTGCTGGATGAACAGGGTTATCGCGGCTGGATGGTGGTAGAAGCTGAGCAGGATCCGGCAATCGCCAACCCGTTTGAGTACGCGGTGAAAGCACGCCGCTATATCCGTGAAACGGCAGGCCTTTGAACCAGCATGGTTAGGCATTTTCGTAAGTTCAAAAAAAACGCTTTACAAGTGCGAATGATAATGATTATTATTGTCATGCGTTCAAGGGAGAGCATCAACCTTTGATACTGTCGCTTGAAGGCACGACATTGCTCACATTGCTTCCAGTGTTTATTTAGCCAGCTCGGGTGCTGGCTTTTTTTTTGCCCATTTTTGCTTGCTGATTCAACGCACTTCTCCACGATTCTCCCGAAAACTCTGTCTGATTTCTTGAACAGAGGGATGAGATTTTTACGCTTTCTTATTCTGCTGCCAGGACTAGACTGTAAAAAACATTGAGGAGAATTGAATATGATTTATTTACGTCAAGCAAAAGATCGCGGTCACGCCAATCATGGTTGGCTGGATAGCTGGCACACCT
Proteins encoded in this region:
- the iolE gene encoding myo-inosose-2 dehydratase, with the translated sequence MNQDNVKLAIAPIGWTNDDMPELGKENTFQQCVSEMALAGFTGCEVGSKYPRDPKVLKPMLDIRGIQICNAWFSTFFADGLQEKTIDEFVNHMNFLHAMGAKVIGCSEQSRSIQGTSKSVFAEKPCFSDEEWQRVAAGYNELAKIAASKGMQVCLHHHMGTGIQTAEEIDRYMNMVNKDVYLLFDTGHAYYSEGSQQAMLAILEKYLPRINHVHLKDVRDDVVAEVKAKQLSFLDGVKKGTFTVPGDGVIDFRPVFKLLDEQGYRGWMVVEAEQDPAIANPFEYAVKARRYIRETAGL